The sequence GCCGCCGCCTCATGCAGTTCGGACGGAATGGACTTCAGCGCCGCCAGCAGCGTGATGGCGAAGAACGGAATGCCGAACCAGACATTGGCGACGATCGGCCCCCACATGGCGGTGGCGGGATCAGAGAGAATGTTGGTCGGCTCGGCCTTCAGCCCGAGTGCGAAAAGCCAATGCGGCAACGGGCCGATGATCGGGTTGAACAGCCAGGCCCAGGTCAGGCCGGACAGGAAGGACGGCACCGCCCAGGGCAGGAACACCAGCGCCTGCACCAGCTTGCGGCCCCGGAACGGCTTGTCGAGCAGCAGCGCCAGGCCAAGGCCGAGGAAGAACTGGAAGAACAGGCTGGCGACCGTCCACCACAGCGTGTTGACCAGCGCCTGCCCCAGCACCGGATCCGACAGCATCGCGCGATACTGCCCGAGCCCGACAAATTCCGACTTGAAGGCCGAGAATTTGCGGAAGGAGTAGCTGATGCCGATGACCAGCGGCACCAGCAGCACCACGACCAGCAGTATGATCGACGGACTGAGATAGAGCCAGGGCTCGATGGCGGCGTGCGACAGCCGCTTTCGTCGCGGCTTGCCGGCGGATCGGATTTCGGACACGGCATAGGTCATTGGCAGCTCTGCGGTGAATGAGTGAATGCCGGCGTCGGCGACAGCGTCCTTCTCCCCGTTCACGGGGAGAAGATGGCGGCAGCCAGATGAGGGGCAGCGCAAGCCTATCGGGGCATGGCGCTGCCCTCATCCGTCACTTCGTGACACCTTCTCCCCGTGAAACGGGGAGAAGGAAGAAGGCGCTTACTTCTTGTTTTTCGCCAGCCAA comes from Mesorhizobium japonicum MAFF 303099 and encodes:
- a CDS encoding carbohydrate ABC transporter permease, which translates into the protein MTYAVSEIRSAGKPRRKRLSHAAIEPWLYLSPSIILLVVVLLVPLVIGISYSFRKFSAFKSEFVGLGQYRAMLSDPVLGQALVNTLWWTVASLFFQFFLGLGLALLLDKPFRGRKLVQALVFLPWAVPSFLSGLTWAWLFNPIIGPLPHWLFALGLKAEPTNILSDPATAMWGPIVANVWFGIPFFAITLLAALKSIPSELHEAAAIDGASPWQRFTKVTLPFLAPTIAITVMLRTIWIATFADLIFVMTEGGPAGSTNTVPVYIYVSAFKSLDKGYASAVAVLLLVLLIAYAIALIAIRRSLVRHV